The Methanocaldococcus jannaschii DSM 2661 genome has a segment encoding these proteins:
- a CDS encoding methanogenesis marker 9 domain-containing protein translates to MGWENAPSHICRGGDLRGLAFCCPPIKYCPIHKALAVLKMSPEEFIRIKEEFGKRTKLGLGENTCFGSLVWCCKITKPCPYRDYELAKNNISPDEYMELKKQLAEEIIRNSQFFKEAVEVFVKKGIPKDIAEKCILETGDLKKAYEMAIKMIDKD, encoded by the coding sequence ATGGGCTGGGAGAATGCTCCATCTCATATATGTAGGGGAGGAGATTTGAGAGGTTTAGCTTTTTGCTGTCCTCCAATAAAATACTGTCCTATTCATAAAGCGTTAGCTGTATTGAAAATGTCACCAGAGGAGTTTATAAGAATAAAGGAAGAATTTGGAAAGAGGACAAAACTTGGTTTAGGAGAAAATACATGCTTTGGTAGTTTAGTTTGGTGTTGTAAAATAACAAAACCCTGCCCTTACAGGGATTATGAGCTTGCTAAAAACAACATAAGTCCAGATGAATACATGGAGCTAAAAAAACAGCTTGCTGAGGAAATTATAAGAAATAGCCAGTTTTTTAAAGAGGCAGTGGAAGTTTTTGTTAAAAAAGGCATTCCAAAAGATATTGCTGAAAAATGTATCTTAGAGACAGGAGATTTAAAGAAAGCCTATGAAATGGCTATAAAAATGATTGATAAGGATTAA
- the arfB gene encoding 2-amino-5-formylamino-6-ribosylaminopyrimidin-4(3H)-one 5'-monophosphate deformylase, whose amino-acid sequence MQLRLSSGNVLNEKVHKVGIIALGSFLENHGAVLPIDTDIKIASYIALKASILTGAKFLGVVIPSTEYEYVKHGIHNKPEEVYSYMRFLINEGKKIGVEKFLIVNCHGGNILVESFLKDLEYEFDIKVEMINITFTHASTEEVSVGYIIGIAKADEETLKEHNNFEKYPEVGMVGLKEARENNKAIDKEAKVVKRFGVKLDKKLGEKILNNAIEKVVEKIKEMIR is encoded by the coding sequence ATGCAACTTAGATTATCATCAGGAAATGTATTAAATGAAAAAGTCCATAAAGTGGGGATTATTGCCCTTGGGTCATTCTTAGAAAATCATGGAGCTGTTTTGCCAATAGACACTGATATAAAGATAGCATCTTATATAGCTTTAAAGGCATCTATTTTAACTGGGGCTAAGTTTTTAGGAGTTGTTATTCCATCAACTGAATATGAGTATGTTAAGCATGGCATTCACAACAAACCAGAGGAAGTTTATAGCTATATGAGATTTTTGATAAATGAAGGTAAAAAAATTGGTGTAGAGAAGTTTTTGATAGTTAATTGCCATGGGGGAAACATCTTAGTTGAAAGTTTTTTAAAAGATTTAGAGTATGAGTTTGATATAAAGGTTGAGATGATAAATATAACCTTTACACATGCATCAACTGAGGAGGTTTCTGTTGGTTACATTATTGGAATAGCTAAAGCTGATGAAGAAACTTTGAAAGAGCACAACAACTTTGAAAAATATCCTGAAGTAGGAATGGTTGGGCTAAAAGAGGCAAGAGAAAACAACAAAGCAATAGATAAAGAGGCAAAAGTTGTTAAAAGATTTGGAGTTAAGTTGGATAAAAAACTTGGAGAGAAAATTTTGAATAACGCAATAGAAAAAGTTGTTGAAAAAATAAAAGAAATGATAAGGTGA
- a CDS encoding RNA-protein complex protein Nop10 — protein sequence MRMKKCPKCGLYTLKEICPKCGEKTVIPKPPKFSLEDRWGKYRRMLKRALKNKNKAE from the coding sequence ATGAGAATGAAAAAATGTCCAAAATGCGGGCTATATACTTTAAAAGAAATCTGTCCAAAATGTGGAGAGAAAACGGTAATTCCAAAACCACCAAAATTTTCTTTAGAGGATAGATGGGGAAAATATAGGAGAATGTTAAAAAGAGCTTTAAAAAATAAAAATAAGGCAGAGTAA
- a CDS encoding translation initiation factor IF-2 subunit alpha, with the protein MRREFPEEGDIVIGTVKDVKPYGAFVELLEYPGKEGMIHISEVTSGWVKNIRDHVKVGQRVVAKVLRVDERKGHIDLSLKRVTEQQKRAKVQEWKRFQRASKMLERAAEKLGKSLEEAWEEVGYLLEDEFGELYNAFETMVIEGKEVLDDLEISEEWKNVLYEVAKESIELTNVEVEGVIEMKSYAPDGIKQIKKALTTALKANPYEDVEVKITYIGAPKYRVVVIAPDYKSGEEVFKKVCEKAVATIKKLGGEGTYYRESKK; encoded by the coding sequence ATGAGAAGAGAATTTCCAGAAGAAGGAGATATAGTTATAGGAACTGTAAAGGATGTTAAGCCGTATGGAGCATTCGTAGAGCTTTTAGAATACCCAGGAAAGGAAGGAATGATTCACATCTCTGAGGTTACATCAGGATGGGTTAAAAACATTAGAGACCACGTTAAAGTTGGGCAGAGAGTTGTTGCAAAGGTTTTGAGAGTTGATGAGAGGAAGGGACATATTGATTTATCCTTAAAGAGAGTTACTGAGCAGCAAAAAAGGGCAAAAGTTCAAGAATGGAAGAGATTCCAAAGAGCTTCAAAGATGCTTGAAAGAGCTGCTGAAAAATTGGGTAAAAGCTTAGAGGAAGCTTGGGAAGAGGTTGGCTATTTGTTGGAGGATGAGTTTGGGGAGCTATACAATGCCTTTGAAACAATGGTTATTGAAGGGAAAGAAGTTTTAGATGATTTAGAGATTAGTGAAGAATGGAAAAATGTTTTATATGAAGTAGCTAAGGAGAGTATTGAGCTAACAAACGTTGAAGTTGAAGGAGTTATTGAGATGAAATCTTACGCCCCAGATGGAATTAAACAAATAAAGAAAGCATTAACAACAGCCTTAAAAGCTAACCCTTATGAGGATGTTGAGGTTAAGATAACCTATATAGGAGCTCCAAAGTATAGGGTTGTTGTTATAGCTCCAGATTACAAGAGTGGAGAGGAGGTTTTTAAAAAAGTTTGTGAAAAGGCAGTAGCAACAATTAAAAAACTTGGTGGAGAAGGAACTTACTATAGGGAGAGTAAGAAATAA
- the mcrD gene encoding methyl-coenzyme M reductase operon protein D: MSEVIKVVDVKIFPHRYLKAETTEKVLNEIYDLDGIVRVIVHGQPLPKTVPFGPARGLPVNHQDRKVIKVKGEEMELRVKVGEIIITVEGEKLEKIMDGIEEICKRNFPFGYDIYVGAFTKIKPTVTDYMKYGDISSIDPRLIGMVDASARLKDSVKMIK; encoded by the coding sequence ATGAGTGAAGTGATAAAGGTTGTTGATGTAAAAATATTTCCACACAGATATTTGAAGGCAGAAACTACAGAGAAGGTATTAAATGAGATTTATGATTTGGATGGAATTGTTAGGGTTATAGTTCATGGACAACCCTTGCCAAAAACTGTTCCATTTGGTCCTGCAAGAGGATTGCCTGTAAATCACCAAGATAGAAAAGTTATTAAGGTTAAAGGCGAAGAAATGGAATTGAGAGTTAAAGTTGGAGAGATAATTATAACAGTTGAAGGAGAAAAACTTGAAAAGATAATGGATGGAATAGAAGAGATATGTAAAAGAAACTTCCCATTTGGATATGATATCTATGTAGGTGCATTTACTAAAATAAAGCCAACTGTAACTGATTATATGAAGTATGGAGATATTAGCAGTATAGACCCAAGATTGATTGGCATGGTAGATGCATCAGCAAGATTAAAAGATTCTGTAAAGATGATAAAATAA